In the Osmia bicornis bicornis chromosome 6, iOsmBic2.1, whole genome shotgun sequence genome, CTGTATCGCCGCGCCGCTTTGATTATTTCCTGGAGGCTTAAGTCGGTACATCTACGCCCTCGTGGCTACGAGTTACAACTCGCGGCGAAGATTAAACGCTTCTTGGTTTATGGCCTCGTAGCCGGTCCTTGGGCTCGGTTTACCCCGGCTCAACGAGATTTCCCGAGGTAATTCGCTGGCCACCTTTTATGCAGCTGTTACTGAAAATCGATAGTCCAGCGATCGTGGCTTGGTACTTCGCCTGGAAAATACCATCCTCCCTTACACCGGGATCGTTTTTTCCAGGGACGTATTAGCTTTTTGCTTGCCCTCTTTGAAAATGGAGGGTGAGATCGACTATAGCAACGCGTCAAGTATCGAACAAACCGTCTCACAGGCTTCAGGGATCGTTCTTCTATCGTACGAATTGTTCGCAAGTGACCGGGTAACGATAATGGATGACGCTCAGTTTAAGGCGGAGGGTAAAAAGATCGAGAAGATTAGCGGGAAACGTGGAGAACACGCAAAGAATCCGGTGACTTTTGATAGTATTTGGTAGGTGAAGTTGAAGAGGAACAATGAATTCATTCAACGAGTGAactgttaattaatttcagcAAGGAAGTTATGTTACGTGAGAAAATATTTCGACGCGGTTGGTCTAAAAAGTACAAGCACATGACCGGTGAATTTTTTAAGAAGGTACAAGGGATATCCCGTTGGAGGTGGAGAAATGCAAGGTGCAGTATCAACTGCGCGCACCACACGAATTTTAATGTGTCCCGGTGTCACTGACTGTAGGTGCTAGCCGAAGAATGCAGAAAGGAGGGACTTCCGGCGGACACTTTCGAACGCAAACCGCCGGAAGATGCGATTATGCGTTCACCGATACCTCTGAAACCGTCGCCGTTTATTCCCAGAACGACATCCGGCATGGTGGGCCTTCGATCATCTCGTCCAGAATACAACCTCGAGTTCACGGGTCGTTGGTACATTTCACCAAAATGGACGATAGAACCACCAATGGAATCTGATGAATTTCGCGTTACCCAACAACGATTCATCTTTCTCGGTTAAGCAATATTCACAGAATAGAACTATtggatatatatattttttatacacaGGACATCGTACATTGTAAcaaatgtattgaaaaataaatcatcGTTGTTTTTGTGTAATTACAAACAATGCCGTGGAAATACATGATAAAAATCACTGTggagtatacatatatacgcCATAGTGATAACTTTGTACAGAATACTCAATCCCATTTGAAAACTGGGATATCATTATGTTTCTTCTCTGATTATTTACATTCCAAACCATTTCTGTTTGAGAGTCGGTGGTAACTTTTCCGTCAAAGATGTTGGATTCACTTCGACTGCTACTAATTCTTCGTCGTTTAACCAGTCCAAATATACGAGATGCTATAAACAGcgttgataaaatttaatgttttGCATTTAAACAACGAGATAAGTAAATTGGAATTACCTTGTATTTTTTGAGAACTTGGAAAGCTTGCTGCGAGTACGAGCCTATGATGGAATTGCCATCCTCCGTGATGTCGCCGTTTTCACGTTTTGGCATTTTAACATACTTTTCGGAaaattcgtttaatttatCGATCACATACACCGTCGAGTCGTCGTGCATTATTATGATATTTTCGTTTCGGGGGTCGAAAATGATATTCGTGATAGGGAAAGGTCGTGCCAGCCATTGTTTCGGAAGTCGGCTTTGTAAACTGTTGGAAAATTTCGTGAATTGCAGTTGCAAAATGTTATACTCGACGATCTGAAATGAAAACATTCAACGATTATACATCAACAATAATTGCCGATAAAACGTTAAGTTTTatcgtttttaattttgcacatCACATCATGATTCGAAGAGAGTTATAGCAACCATTTACTGCAACTTCCATGGAGGTAGGAAATGCTGGGTTATAGACAGATTATACGTTTTTTATAGCCGTTGTAATTACTGCTAACTCATCGTTTTACGACAGCATATTGTATGAAGCAAgctttaatatcatttataatatttctttttctcttaccTTGTGATCTGAATATACAATAACTAAGTTTAAAGTATTTTTCTGGATAGCCATAGCTGTTGGTGGACAGCTGTATTTAGGTAATAACCATGCCATGGGTGCATCGATATCTGCACTTTCGCTGATATTATATACAGCGATGCTACCTTCTCGATCGGCacaaacaaaatatttactGTCAGGAGAAATACATACAAGTCCAACATTTACAATAGATTCTTTATTCGTATGAAAACAACCAAGGTGCCTTAAATGTTTCTTCTCCACTTTATATAACGTCACCGAGTTTTTCTTCCCATTGTTATTAATCGTTATGAATAATTTTCCGTTTGGGCTGAATAACATTTTTTGTATTCTGTTTACCGTTATATCGGTATCATTCTTTGATAACTGTGCATCTCCTTCGACCACATCGAAGTTAAATACTCTGACATGACTGTCAGTTGAATAGACAATTGTTTTTGAATCCTTGT is a window encoding:
- the LOC114878261 gene encoding uncharacterized protein LOC114878261, translating into MDDAQFKAEGKKIEKISGKRGEHAKNPVTFDSICKEVMLREKIFRRGWSKKYKHMTGEFFKKVLAEECRKEGLPADTFERKPPEDAIMRSPIPLKPSPFIPRTTSGMVGLRSSRPEYNLEFTGRWYISPKWTIEPPMESDEFRVTQQRFIFLG